The Mercurialis annua linkage group LG2, ddMerAnnu1.2, whole genome shotgun sequence genome contains a region encoding:
- the LOC126668501 gene encoding GDSL esterase/lipase At2g31540-like, producing the protein MAVIVNIFIFIAIIFYCTCYSMATSNTSLPKFPAVFFFGDSIFDTGNNNYIKTIFKANYRPYGQDINGGVPTGRFSNGKLIPDMLASVLKIKDSVPPYLDPNLTDNDLITGVNFASSSAGFDERTALLTNVITVSTQLNHFEDYIARLKGIVGEKKTMEIINSSLVVLDGGTNDFNFNIFDIPAREFTMTATQYIDFLLNKEEDSIKKLYDLGVRNLIVAGILPIGSLPLQTSSRYIDPFQLKYSLEEQNKISLDYNKKLISLLIKLQQSLPTSKLVYTDFYFTIMGMITNPDKYGFEETKNGCCGSLILKQGILCDPITPPCKDPSKYLFWDRIHPTSTAYQYIINFMVQNVLPKFLS; encoded by the exons ATGGCTGTAATAGTTaacatatttattttcataGCAATAATTTTCTATTGCACTTGCTATTCTATGGCTACAAGTAATACTTCTTTACCAAAATTTCCAGCAGTTTTCTTTTTTGGTGATTCTATATTCGATACcggtaataataattatatcaaGACAATATTTAAAGCGAATTATCGTCCTTATGGTCAAGATATTAATGGTGGTGTTCCTACAGGAAGATTTTCTAATGGAAAACTTATTCCTGACATGTTGGCTTCTGTTCTTAAAATTAAGGACAGTGTCCCTCCATATTTGGATCCTAACCTTACTGATAATGATCTTATCACCGGTGTTAATTTTGCATCATCTAGTGCTGGATTTGATGAAAGAACAGCTTTATTAACCAACGTTATTACTGTTTCAACGCAATTAAACCATTTTGAAGACTACATAGCGAGACTTAAAGGAATTGTTGGAGAGAAAAAGACTATGGAGATAATTAATTCTTCTCTTGTGGTATTAGATGGTGGAACCAAcgattttaatttcaatatatttgaCATTCCTGCAAGAGAATTCACAATGACAGCAACCCAGTATATAGATTTTTTACTAAATAAGGAGGAAGATTCTATTAAG AAATTGTATGATCTTGGAGTGCGGAATCTTATAGTAGCTGGAATTCTTCCTATTGGCTCCTTACCCCTTCAAACAAGTTCAAGATATATTGATCCATTTCAGCTAAAATATAGTTTGGAAGAACAAAATAAAATCTCTTTAGATTATAATAAAAAGCTCATCAGCCTATTAATTAAATTGCAGCAGAGTCTTCCAACATCAAAACTCGTCTATACTGACTTTTATTTCACTATTATGGGCATGATCACTAATCCTGACAAATATG GTTTTGAGGAAACAAAGAATGGATGTTGTGGAAGCCTTATTTTGAAACAAGGTATCTTATGTGATCCGATAACCCCACCATGTAAAGACCCTTCAAAGTATTTATTTTGGGATAGAATTCATCCCACCTCAACAGCTTAtcagtatattattaattttatggtGCAAAATGTACTTCCTAAATTCCTCTCATAA